The Salvelinus sp. IW2-2015 linkage group LG15, ASM291031v2, whole genome shotgun sequence genome includes a region encoding these proteins:
- the LOC139028817 gene encoding uncharacterized protein isoform X2 — MSFPFVKGTCDGVQRLTCPYDLKDKNLPRVWCKETSPQCCSGFSFSRESKSLDAGRLKVTQGVDSFIVDVLGLAQGEGMYWCGVLSSNKTIIKLAEEYFYSSSYVWDILRWILMPLLPMAILFSYCYLKRKDQNKKEEVYMDITMISDLGKNNPHTEEEITELE, encoded by the exons GCACATGTGATGGTGTGCAGAGACTGACCTGTCCTTATGATCTAAAGGACAAGAACCTCCCCAGGGTGTGGTGTAAGGAGACGTCCCCACAGTGCTGTTCAGGCTTCAGCTTCAGCAGGGAGAGCAAGTCTTTGGATGCAGGAAGGCTGAAGGTGACCCAGGGTGTTGACTCCTTCATTGTGGATGTCCTGGGCCTGGCCCAGGGAGAGGGAATGTATTGGTGCGGTGTGCTGAGCAGCAATAAAACCATCATCAAACTGGCTGAGGAGTACTTCTACAGCA GTTCCTACGTTTGGGACATTCTTCGCTGGATTCTGATGCCTCTGCTCCCCATGGCAATCCTCTTTTCTTACTGTTACTTAAAAA GAAAAGACCAAAACAAG AAGGAGGAAGTATACATGGACATCACTATGATCTCAGATCTGGGAAAAAATAATCCACATACTGAAGAAGAGATAACTGAGCTGGAATGA
- the LOC139028817 gene encoding uncharacterized protein isoform X3, which translates to MTIQHWNSSKDKNLPRVWCKETSPQCCSGFSFSRESKSLDAGRLKVTQGVDSFIVDVLGLAQGEGMYWCGVLSSNKTIIKLAEEYFYSSSYVWDILRWILMPLLPMAILFSYCYLKRKDQNKKEEVYMDITMISDLGKNNPHTEEEITELE; encoded by the exons GACAAGAACCTCCCCAGGGTGTGGTGTAAGGAGACGTCCCCACAGTGCTGTTCAGGCTTCAGCTTCAGCAGGGAGAGCAAGTCTTTGGATGCAGGAAGGCTGAAGGTGACCCAGGGTGTTGACTCCTTCATTGTGGATGTCCTGGGCCTGGCCCAGGGAGAGGGAATGTATTGGTGCGGTGTGCTGAGCAGCAATAAAACCATCATCAAACTGGCTGAGGAGTACTTCTACAGCA GTTCCTACGTTTGGGACATTCTTCGCTGGATTCTGATGCCTCTGCTCCCCATGGCAATCCTCTTTTCTTACTGTTACTTAAAAA GAAAAGACCAAAACAAG AAGGAGGAAGTATACATGGACATCACTATGATCTCAGATCTGGGAAAAAATAATCCACATACTGAAGAAGAGATAACTGAGCTGGAATGA
- the LOC139028817 gene encoding uncharacterized protein isoform X1, producing the protein MLLLTTLVFWLAGTCDGVQRLTCPYDLKDKNLPRVWCKETSPQCCSGFSFSRESKSLDAGRLKVTQGVDSFIVDVLGLAQGEGMYWCGVLSSNKTIIKLAEEYFYSSSYVWDILRWILMPLLPMAILFSYCYLKRKDQNKKEEVYMDITMISDLGKNNPHTEEEITELE; encoded by the exons ATGCTTCTACTGACTACATTGGTTTTCTGGCTTGCTG GCACATGTGATGGTGTGCAGAGACTGACCTGTCCTTATGATCTAAAGGACAAGAACCTCCCCAGGGTGTGGTGTAAGGAGACGTCCCCACAGTGCTGTTCAGGCTTCAGCTTCAGCAGGGAGAGCAAGTCTTTGGATGCAGGAAGGCTGAAGGTGACCCAGGGTGTTGACTCCTTCATTGTGGATGTCCTGGGCCTGGCCCAGGGAGAGGGAATGTATTGGTGCGGTGTGCTGAGCAGCAATAAAACCATCATCAAACTGGCTGAGGAGTACTTCTACAGCA GTTCCTACGTTTGGGACATTCTTCGCTGGATTCTGATGCCTCTGCTCCCCATGGCAATCCTCTTTTCTTACTGTTACTTAAAAA GAAAAGACCAAAACAAG AAGGAGGAAGTATACATGGACATCACTATGATCTCAGATCTGGGAAAAAATAATCCACATACTGAAGAAGAGATAACTGAGCTGGAATGA